In one Melospiza melodia melodia isolate bMelMel2 chromosome 5, bMelMel2.pri, whole genome shotgun sequence genomic region, the following are encoded:
- the SMIM31 gene encoding small integral membrane protein 31 has translation MLLKKTQWNMYTNRWQSAKQLQFMELPFTNLEVAFILLAFVIFTLFTLASIYSDSHDNKEGENNKKQKTKKKKTKNKK, from the exons ATGCTTTTGAAGAAAACCCAATGGAATATGTACACAAATCGCTGGCAATCA GCGAAGCAGTTGCAGTTCATGGAGCTGCCTTTCACAAACCTTGAAGTAGCTTTCATCTTGCTGGCTTTTGTCATTTTCACCCTGTTTACCCTGGCTTCTATCTACAGTGACTCCCATGACAACAAAGAAG GAGAGaataacaaaaaacaaaaaacaaaaaaaaaaaaaacaaaaaacaaaaaa